From Argopecten irradians isolate NY chromosome 3, Ai_NY, whole genome shotgun sequence:
CGCGTCGATGATCAGAGACATCGGATTTTTGCCACTCCACAGCAGCTACAGACATTAAAGCATGCAGCATGCACGTAGACTTTTTTGTGATGGAACCTTCAAAATCACACCCGAGCTCGAGTCTTTTGTGCAGATAGCTACAAGCAGGTCCCGCTCGTGTTCTGCTTAATGTCACGCAGAGAGACATCTGATTATGTTGCGGTAAGTAAATTTGACGGTAaaactttcaataaaaaatctaaaaccaagagaataaaattacaaataaaaaattgtaaatgtaccTGACCGTCGTTGAAGAGAAATGATAACGTTAAATTGTACATATATCTTGTATCTGTACATGATATCataatctgtttttttttcccAGATTTTTTAACGACTAGTGGAAGTTATTGACGGCGACCTTGCTGTCGTTGCCGACTTTGAGAAAGGTCATCTGAAAAAAATTGTACAGATACGGAAGAAATCATTGATgattaaataatgatatttggAACAGGCAACAAAACGTACAGATAATGGATAAGTTAACATATACTTTGTATTAACAcactatatacattttttttattaaaattagtCATTGTATGAGCCTTTCTTAGTTTGGTACAGGACCTTGGGAATTAGTCAGAGTATGAAACTTTGTTAGTCTGGAACAGGGCCCTGGGAATCAGTCAGTGTAGGAACTTTAGTTAGTCTGGTACACGGACCTGGGAATTAGTCAGTGTGTTAAAACATTTCTTAGTCTGGTTCAGGGCGAATTAGTCAGTGTATCATTAAATATCAAGTCTGACACAGGGACCTGGAAATTAGTCATTGTATGAGCCTTTCTTAGTCTGGTACAGGGCCTGGGAATTAGTCAGTGTATGAACCTTTGTTAGTCTGGTACAGGGCCTTGGGAATTAGTCAGTGTATGAAACTTTGTTAGTCTGGTACAGAGCCTTGGGAATTAGTCAGTGTATGAACCTTTGTTAGTCTGGTACAGGGCCCTGGGAATTAGTCAGTGTATGAACCTTTGTTAGTCTGGTACAGAGCCTTGGGAATTAGTCAGTGTATGAACCTTTGTTAGTCTGGTACAGGGCCCTGGGAATTAGTCAGTGTGTGAACCTTTGTTAGTCTGGTACAGAGCCTTGGGAATTAGTCAGTGTATGAACCTTTGTTAGTCTGGTACAGGGCCCTGGGAATTAGTCAGTGTATGAACCTTTGTTAGTCTGGTACAGGGCCCTGGGAATTAGTCAGTGTATGAACCTTTGTTAGTCTGGTACAGGGCCCTGGGAATTAGTCAGTGTATGAACCTTTGTTAGTCTGGTACAGGGCCTTGGAATTAGTCAGTGTATGAACCTTTGTTAGTCTGGTACAGGGCCCTGGGAATTAGTCAGTGTATGAACCTTTGTTAGTCTGGTACAGGGCCCTGGGAATTAGTCAGTGTATGAACCTTTGTTAGTCTGGTACAGGGACCTGGGAATTAGTCAGTGTATGAACCTTTGTTAGTCTGGTACAGGGACCTGGAAATTAGTCAGTGTATGAACCTTTGTTAGTCTGGTACAGAGCCCTGGGAATTAGTCAGTGTATGAACCTTTGTTAGTCTGGTACAGGGCCCTGGGAATTAGTCAGTGTATGAACCTTTGTTAGTCTGGTACAGGGCCCTGGGAATTAGTCAGTGTATGAACCTTTGTTAGCCTTTGTTAGTCTGGTACAGGGCCCTGGGAATTAGTCAGTGTGTGAACCTTTGTTAGTCTGGTACAGAGCCTTGGGAATTAGTCAGTGTATGAACCTTTGTTAGTCTGGTACAGGGCCCTGGGAATTAGTCAGTGTATGAACCTTTGTTAGTCTGGTACAGGGCCCTGGGAATTAGTCAGTGTATGAACCTTTGTTAGTCTGGTACAGGGCCCTGGGAATTAGTCAGTGTATGAACCTTTGTTAGTCTGGTACAGGGCCTTGGGAATTAGTCAGTGTATGAACCTTTGTTAGTCTGGTACAGGGCCCTGGGAATTAGTCAGTGTATGAACCTTTGTTAGTCTGGTACAGGGACCTGGGAATTAGTCAGTGTATGAACCTTTGTTAGTCTGGTACAGGGACCTGGGAATTAGTCAGTGTATGAACCTTTGTTAGTCTGGTACAGGGACCTGGAAATTAGTCAGTGTATGAACCTTTGTTAGTCTGGTACAGAGCCCTGGGAATTAGTCAGTGTATGAACCTTTGTTAGTCTGGTACAGGGCCCTGGGAATTAGTCAGTGTATGAACCTTTGTTAGTCTGGTACAGGGCCCTGGGAATTAGTCAGTGTATGAACCTTTGTTAGTCTGGTACAGGGCCCTGGGAATTAGTCAGTGTATGAACCTTTGTTAGTCTGGTACAGGGCCCTGGGAATTAGTCAGTGTATGAACCTTTGTTAGTCTGGTACAGGGCCTGGGAATTAGTCAGTGTATGAACCTTTGTTAATCTGTCTCAGAGCCTTGGGAATTAGTCAGTGTATTTggacaattgttttattttgtttaacagCCACGGTCTTTCAACTCCCAAAGACCCATTTAAAGTCTCAAAAAATAAAGCTGGAACAATTCATTATAACATGCCAGGTGAAGAAGGTATAGAAAAAAGTCATAGTACCAGGTGAAAAGCCACCAACCTGTGGTCAGTAAATGGCAACCGGCCTACCCTAGGTATCATAATGTATCGTAGAGGTGTAGTGATGATATATCTGAACACCTGAACCATTCAGCCACTGTAGTCACTCAGAAGCCACTCAGCCACTCAGCCACTCTAGCcgctgggggggggggggtggggggcgAAGGAGTTGGAGGAGTCTACTATCTTATATATCCATACACAGCAGTTGTATAAAGACAATGACACATTGATACTATAACAGAAGTTTTAATCTGTACATCAGTGTAATCTCATAGTAATACTGAGCTCATCCCCGGTGGTACCGATATGATAGTCCATGTAAGATACAGACCATCACCAGCTCCGGGTGACCCATAAGCTTGTATGTGGTTTGTATTAATGTACAACAGTCAGAGCACCAAACCATCGGATTCTGGGGTATTTACCAGCATTATTCCCTTCACCGTCTTACTGCGGAATTTAGTCTTCCATGCAGCTCCAAGTAGCTTGTAGTGTGGTTAGTAATGCAGACTTATACCATCATTCTCATGATCTCATGTGAGTTTAAACTTCCTAGATTTGTTGAAGTGGAGAAAGAGATGAGTTGTTCCAACACAAAGACCAAGTAAATATCCAGCTAGATTTCCGAGGACACAAGTTATAGGCCACACCTGTAACATAAACATTAAACAAGTAAAAACCTTTATGtgctgaaataaaatttgaagttggGGGTGTGCAATGTACATGGTTTCACAATGCTAAGGTGACTAAAATCAGTAAAACCGTGAAAGTCAATAAGGAttttggtactttgttatgaaATAAGACACCAAGTAGGAGGTAGTTATTGACAGTGTCTAGGGAATGACTTAAAGACTCTTACAGGGGTCTGTCATGTAGACAGGGACATCTCAACCccagtgaaagattttggctagTGAACCCATGGCTTGCAGAGGGTTGACAGtcaaatctttcacgagggttgagatatccctgtctacatgacagacccatgtttgattctttttctcccatactttaacgaaaaataatgaaaattcgtttttttataaacattttcattcgATGACATCACATGGATGTTGTAACACGTCAAAATTAATCATGTAGTCAACAATGGTTGCTGCaggtattgatgacgtcatacttTTGTCCAGctcgtgtgagctgtcttttcccttcCCAAGTAAAAAGAGTTATCTCTTCCCTAGCAACCGCAGGATAATCCTgccaagtatgggagaaaatcTAAGAACATCTAAATACCATACTATTAGGATTCTGTTGATAATTGTATTGGTGATAATTTTATTGGTGAAAATTGTATTGTTGGTGATAATTGTATTGTTGGTGATAATTGTATTGTTGGTAATTGTATTGTTGGTGATAATTGTATTGTTGGTGATAATtgtattgttgataattgtattgTTGGTGATAATTGTATTGTTGGTGATAATTGTATTGGTGATAATTGTATTGTTGGTGATAATTGTATTGTTGGTGATAATTGTATTTGGTGATAATTGTATTGGTGATAATTGTATTGTTGGTGATAATTGTATTGTTGGTGATAATTGTATTGTGGTGATAATTGTATTTGTAATTGTATGTTGGTgataattgtataattgtatTGGTGATAATTGGGTGATAATTGTATTGTTGGTGATAATTGTATTGTTGGTGATAATTGTATTGGTGATAATTGTATTGTTGGTGATAATTGTATTGTTGGTGATAATTGTATTGGTGATAATtgtattgttgataattgtattgTTGGTGATAATTGTATTGTTGGTGATAATTGTATTGTTGGTGATAATTGTATTGGTGATAATTGTATTGGTGATAATTGTATTGTTGGTGATAATTGTATTGTTGATTGATAATTGTATTGTTGGTGATAATTGTATTGTTGGTGATAATTGTATTGGTGATAATTGTATTGGTGATAATTGTATTGGTGATAATTGTATTGGTGATAATTGTATTGGTGATAATTGTATTGTTGGTGATAATTGTATTGGTAGTTCCTGAAATTAGGCAgatatattgattatatataggACAGGACAAACATAAACATTCCTACTGGCGGTGACAGATAGTAGGCGACATAATGCTGTTTACCTGCCACGGTCTGTCCCAGTCCAGAGGGATGGGCAGGGCTCCCGACCAGGCACCAACAAGGCTCCCTATGGTACTACAACAGAGGATTGACTCAGGACCCAGGTCAGGACTACAAAACACAAATCAGTATTCTcagaaaaaaactattttataaaCACAAACTATCAAAGGTCAACACACATGCACGCACATACGCACCACAGTTTACCTGTTTGAGGTGACTCTGACGGTTGTGAGtgacacacaaacacacacagaTGTTTACCTGTTTTGAGAGTAGACTCTGACCCCAGGTCTGTGAAGTGTACACCCAACACATACAGATGTTTACCTGTTTTGAGAGTAGACTCTGACCCAGGTGTGAAGTGTACACCCAACACATACAGATGTTTACCTGTTTTGAGAGTAACTCTGACCAGGCGTGAAGTGTACACCCAACACATACAGATGTTTACCTGTTTTGAGAGTAGACTCTGACCCAGGTGTGAAGTGTACACCCAACACATACAGATGTTTACCTGTTTTTGAGAGTAGACTCTGACCCAGGGTGAAGTGTACACCCAACACATACAGATGTTTACCTGTTTTGTGAGTAGACTCTGACCCAGGATGTGAAGTGTACACCCACACACATACAGATGTTTACCTGTTTTGTGAGTAGACTCTGACCAGGCCGTGAAGTGTACACCCAACACATACAGATGTTTACCTGTTTTGAGAGTAGACTCTGACCCAGGCGTGAAGTGTACACCCAACACATACAGATGTTTACCTGTTTTGGAGTAGACTCTGACCCAGGCGTGAAGTGTACACCCAACACATACAGATGTTTACCTGTTTTGAGAGTAGACTCTGACCCAGGCTGTGAAGTGTACACCCAACACATACAGATGTTTACCTGTTTTGAGAGTAGACTCTGACCCAGGCGTGAAGTGTACACCCAACACATACAGATGTTTACCTGTTTTGAGAGTAGACTCTGACCCAGGCTGTGAAGTGTACACCCAACACATACAGATGTTTACCTGTTTTGAGAGTAGACTCTGACCCAGCTGTGAAGTGTACACCCAACACATACAGATGTTTACCTGTTTTGAGAGTAGACTCTGACCCAGGTGTGAAGTGTACACCCAACACATACAGATGTTTACCTGTTTTGAGAGTAGACTCTGACCCAGGTGTGAAGTGTACACCCAACACATACAGATGTTTACCTGTTTTGAGAGTAGACTCTGACCCAGGCTGTGAAGTGTACACCCAACACATACAGATGATTACCTGTTTTGAGAGTAGACTCTGACCCAGGCCGTGAAGTGTACACCCAACACATACAGATGTTTACCTGTTTTGAGAGTAGACTCTGACCCAGGTGAAGTGTACACCCAACACATACAGATGTTTACCTGTTTTGAGAGTAGACTCTGACCCAGGATGTGAAGTGTACACCCAACACATACAGATGTTTACCTGTTTTGTGAGTAGACTCTGACGTGAAGTGTACACCCAACACGATGTTTAGTTTTGGAGTAGACAGCGTGAAGTGTACACCCAACACATACAGATGTTTACCTGTTTTGAGAGTAGACTCTGACCCAGGCGGTGAAGTGTACACCCAACACACACAGATGTTTACCTGTTTTGTGAGTAGACTCTGACCCAGGCCGTGAAGTGTACACCCAACACATACAGATGTTTACCTGTTTTGAGAGTAGACTCTGACCCAGGCTGTGAAGTGTACACCCAACACATACAGATGTTTACCTGTTTTGAGAGTAAGACTCTGACCCAGGCCGTGTAGTGTACACCCAACACATACAGATGTTTACCTGTTTTGAGAGTAGACTCTGACCCAGGATGTGAAGTGTACACCCAACACATACAGATGTTTACCTGTTTTGAGAGTAGACTCTGACCCAGGCTGTGAAGTGTACACCCAACACATACAGATGTTTACCTGTTTTGAGAGTAGACTCTGACCCAGGCTGTGAAGTGTACACCCAACACATACAGATGTTTACCTGTTTTGAGAGTAGACTCTGACCCAGGTTGTGAAGTGTACACCCAACACATACAGATGTTTACCTGTTTTGAGAGTAGACTCTGACCCAGGCTGTGAAGTGTACACCCAACACATACAGATGTTTACCTGTTTTGAGAGTAGACTCTGACCCAGGCTGTGAAGTGTACACCCAACACATACAGATGTTTACCTGTTTTGAGAGTAGACTCTGACCCAGGTTGTGAAGTGTACACCCAACACACAGAGACTTGGTAGTATAGTGGTAGCACTCAACAGCAAGGCAAAGTGGAAAGTCTCAGCAACAGAACTGCAACATAAACAGTAATAAATAATTTAGATAATCTTCTCTATTCTAAGTATTGCTATCTTACAATGTAAATTCTTAACCTTTAACATCTGTAGATAAAATCACAGGTAGACCCCCGTCTTCTTACCTGTTATCAATGTCATATACTACTGATATTCTATACTGTTTAAGGATCATTTTTGAAATGCAACATGCAATGTAGCTATTCTACTATTTATAAGTGCTGGTCTAAAGTTGCCCTTTTGAATGACCATGTCCTTTACTTATAAAAGGATGAGTACAACTTGTACATAGTTTATCATCTATATCACTCACTTAATGAAACATATGGTAAAACCATTGATTAAACAAGCAAATATAAAGCTTACTTTACAAATTGAGCTCCAAACAGGACAGCGATACAGTGGAAGGTCAGAGTTCCTAGGATGAGTGTACCACACACCTTTAACACATTCCTTACCTGAAAAAAATCACCTGAGGGGTTAAGGAAGACAATTTCTTTCCCCTACACAAATAAATACCTAAGACATAAAGGCAGACTGAAATATACATTTCTTACATGGAAACACTACAGATATAATACTACTGATGTACcacatcaataatcaaattatgATGATGTGTAACATTGCTTGTCTCTAGCTTCTAACTGTCAAAGtctaaaattgtaaaattaaatgcATGTACTGGTGGTGATTAGTACCCATTGTGGTGACCAGACTGGAATTATAATGAGGCACCTCCAAATGCTAGTCTGACTAGCCTGGCAACCCCAAACACTAGTCTTACTAACCATACATGCTTGAATACCTTTCTGGGGTACATCATATCTTGAGCTCAGGCAcccagactgatattttataatgtttttattctgtttctcttacACAAGGCTTggcaattttataaatatttattagaactgcagcaaatgCAGTCTATGGTCATGGGTTAGTAAGTGATAGTGCAAAGTACACCTAAAACCTAGGATAATGTAAAataagatgagcacaaggaatcatgtcACAATCACGTCAACAAATGGTGCGAAATCATAGGATGCGTATATGCAGCACCCCAGGCCTGTAGCACTGCATGAACTCAGAAAATCAATGTCCAAATCCAAATCTTTGagttctgttttattatgataCACAATTATGCCTTCTTCTTGAAACAGCAAAGAAAATAAACTAGTAGATCTTCGCTCTTCCTctgccgtgcatgattcataatATACCTTGGTAGTTTTAGGCAATGCCTATCTGAGAACTCAGCAGTTAGTCCATTCTTTTGTTTGTTGGGCTTTTTAACTGTTACcaaatggaaatatataattgttttgaatGCAGTTGAGATGCCAGGTAAGTAAATAACAAATTTCTAACgacaagttatctcccctgacccgGCGATTGAACTCTTATCAGGGCATTTTCTAGGGTCTCTCAGAGGCCTATattcggccccattcccaatgagATTTAGGCTAGAATTTTCTCAATTTCATGAGTTTTTTCCCAATCTGAAAATATCTTAGAACAGTGGCGAAGTCCCACAACTTCCAATCAAACGTTCCAAAAATTATACAGGTTGtcataaattaaaacatttgcaGGAAAACGAAAAATCTAGGTTTCTGTCATTGAAGACAAAAATAAAGAGTTATTAACCATTATTGGTCATTTTTTTGCCTTTTAACAAAAGTACATTTATGTTGATATGCTGATGATTTTTCCCAAACTTATTTAGGGGCCTTTTCCCAGTAAACCTAGAAAAAGCCCTGCTTATCAATGTTATGCGTTTTGTCCTTATTGCTTATGTGTGCATTGACTTACTTtactgctagaaaccatttTTTATATTAGAGTCATAGCCttgctgaattactggcatgtagtttataacaagaaaaacaatatttagcATAGattacttctactttcactttatgCAAAAATACATGACTGCATGCGGCTACAAAATATGTCAACatcattctccgttgccaggTGGAAAATTCCAGAGTATATGGTCACATAAAGTGGTGTTTAACGTAAGATTCAGAACAAAATGCAAATGTTAAGATTCagttaaaaatcaaatttaaaggtttatgtttcaatatgttttcattttgaaatattataaagtAATATAAAGTAAATTGTTTGTAAATACGCGATAGTGTGACTTTGCATATTGTCATGCGCAATGCTGGATCTTGTTAAGATTTCCGTTTCCAGTTTatgagaaagttttccaactctacaaATATGGATCATGATTAACATAGATTAACATTACCGAGATatctctatcacaagagttcgcttAACGAACGGGCCTTCAGTTGTTCGAGCTGCGCTCtctattatacatatacatttgtatttagcTTCATGAGTGGGTTTCCATTATTTTGCTTTTATCTATATGTCGCGATCGTCTAATGGCAACcttattttcaatttgtcaTCATCTAGTGAAAATGAAAGGGTGTGTGAGTAAATTAGAGGATGTTTTAATCAGACTGAGGAACAAGTGCTGAAAAAAAAGtcatataaaacaaaaagtGACAGTTGTCAGTGGTTGAATATACTAAAACCCGAGgccataaatatcaatactcaCTTTAAATGTTGTAGATTTGATTTGTGCATAATTCGGAACGGCGACAAcgtttatcaatatttgaaataacgTTAGGATGGCAATTAGCGATTTCACACCATTAAGACACTCATTTACAATGTCAATAGGTAAATGTGTGTTCATTGGAATATAAACAATCAAAACTAACACTACAATGAACATCAAATGTGCCCTGACAAGAAAATTCACTGTATCCTTGTTTGGAACCCGCAAACTCATGGGCGCAGACATcttgaattttgttttcttccttCACACAAAAGAGTACCAAATATTGATCAACAATATGATATACGTCACTTCCGGTCCAATTCAAGTCAAAACAAATGCATGTGTATTCAACATCATGACTGTGCTTGTTCCATCCAACACATTTATCAAACGATAATACACAGTTATATGTTATGACTGTATGAACTTTTCACGTGCACGATTACCTAAGGACGCAATGTTTACGAAGTGCCACGCCCCCATTTTGACAGCTGACGGGAAAATCCACAATGAGGATTGACGTTATCTGTAAAATTAGAATCGGCGTCTGGAATTACTTTCGTTTTAACTTTAAGTATACactttttgtttacattacatGATGTATCGGACCCGTATTTTCTCCCCATATTTACATTACATGATGTATCGGACCCGTATTTTCTCCCCATATGCTAATCTCTTTCTACTGTATCTCACACGTAAAACCCTCTTTCTAATAGTGCTATCAGGGGATATGATGTCCATGTGATGCAAGTTCGTCATCCAGTCCATTTTCAACAGAAAAAATGAAGGACCTGCCTCCTGAGATATTATTGCAGATCTTCCAACATCTAAATGCGACTGATCTCTGTAGTGTCGGATCAGCATGCAGATACTGGAATTATGTGAGCTCGTCAGAATTTCTATGGAGAGGATTGTGTGATTCATTGGAGATGAAGTCAGATCTTGTCCTCAACGACCGAGCACTTGGCTACTCATGGAAGGTATGTTTGAAGGTTTCTGGCTATCTTATAATTATTCTGTAAGAATGGATAGATCTATTAGTAGAGAATGGCTACTGTTCCGTGAGTCTGGGTTCAAACCTCACTCTGTCCATGGATTGTTCCACTCCTATGGTATAACTTATCTAAACCATATATTAACGGGACCAGTCCATTTGTTTGGTTAATACAGGTGTCCGGTTTGTAGAGAATATAACCTCATGGTTAGCTGCATGCGATGAAGTTGTTCTGAACGACGAATGACAGATGTCAAGGCTACACTATGACTCCGTCCTATCAACCATAATATTGCTACAGAAAACGTCCATCAGTGAAAATGATGTCAAGTAAATTTGCAATTATTAATTCAGCAATATCCAACAATTCTAACATAATCTGATcatttatttacccacctccatgtctaTTGTTTTGTAAGCACATTTCAATGGCTCACATCTCCGATACAGCTCATTTGGCTGCCATGATACTGTAGAAGAACAAGGAAAATACACATGtgattcctgtcgagtgcccgaCCAGGAATCAAACTCGAGTCTCCAGTGTGAAAAACTACGGCTTTCCTGATCATGACTGAGtcaaagaagcatgctctgtCAGCtgacactatgtacaaaccacaccaacccgctccttttacacttcTCCtctgtttttcttgagatttcttAAATCTCAGCCCGACACACTTTCACCACCTTTCacaggttatttagttgggtgcaaatgtagaagaacagggaaaatacattGAATCAATGGTGTTATGGATAgtacttattattatttttctgtgttGTGAAAACATTGTCACTGGTTTACCgaagttaattttacaaagaaaagTAGAGTTAAAAAAACCCAAGATAAGTCTGGTTTTCAGAGTAGACAGGTGCCAGATTATACAGATTTTAGGTActataatttattcataaatatgCCTGGACCACACACTTTAATCAGTATGGGCAGGGTCTGGTTTAGATAAGGTACACTGTACTAGACATGGTGCCTGTGATCAAATCCTGTTTTTGAAGAACCCATAGCAGGGGTGTACCTAAACCTGGGTTATACTTTGTGTCTTTGGCACAAAGACTTCAAAAGGGAGGGAAGAGTGTGTAATTAATGGTTCTGGATCGGGTCATGATAAATACAGGtgtttcaagatcccaaaacgacgtgggcaaagtacaatttaccgttgattagtcccaccttccgatgattatgacgtcacgaaactcatgtcaaatgatgacgtcataatcacttgaTGGTGGGACTAATGGACAGTAATTTACCCACGTTGTTTTGGGATCTGAAAACCCCCCATATtggacggtaaattgtactttacccacgttgtTTTGGGATCTGAAAACCCCCCTTATTGGACGTTAAATTATACTTTACCCACATTGTTTTGGGATCTGAAAACCCCCATTATtggacggtaaattgtactttacccacgttgtTTTGGGATCTGATAACCCCCCTTATtggacggtaaattgtactttacccacgttgtTTTGGGATTCGAAAACCCCCTTATTggacagtaaattgtactttacccacgtcatTTTGGGATCTGAAAACCCCCCTTATtggacggtaaattgtactttaacCACGTTGTTTTGGGATCTGCAAACCCCCCTTATTGCCAGCAACCAGATACTGCTAATGTTTGGAGGGTTCCATGTTTGAAGCCCTGTCTGGCCGCGCATGCTTCAAGAGTCTTGATATTATCACTGGTAATAGTACATTTGTACAATTACATATTaccaaatttattttgtttgtatacttgagtcagtcaggtgtgactacattatgtattttatcctTCAGGAAGTATACCAAATGAACTATGGCAGTCGCGGTACACGGCGACAGTGGATGAGAGGAAGCCACAGCAATTTCTCATCCTATCAACAACTGCCAAAGCAAATCATGTGTACCATGGATACAGAGGGATGGGGACAGATCTTCCAAATGGAGCTAGAAAGATAATTGTAGTACCAACAGTTATCAATACACTAGAATGTCTTTTTTTTAGATTAAGCATTTATTtaacagatttttatttttaaaaatatatcaatttttttattttattttactgaaattttcatttattatgtGTAAAAGAAACTGtctgttgt
This genomic window contains:
- the LOC138319433 gene encoding phosphatidylinositol-glycan biosynthesis class F protein-like, producing the protein MSAPMSLRVPNKDTVNFLVRAHLMFIVVLVLIVYIPMNTHLPIDIVNECLNGVKSLIAILTLFQILINVVAVPNYAQIKSTTFKVRNVLKVCGTLILGTLTFHCIAVLFGAQFVNSVAETFHFALLLSATTILPSLCVLGVHFTTWVRVYSQNSPDLGPESILCCSTIGSLVGAWSGALPIPLDWDRPWQVWPITCVLGNLAGYLLGLCVGTTHLFLHFNKSRKFKLT
- the LOC138319434 gene encoding F-box only protein 48-like yields the protein MKDLPPEILLQIFQHLNATDLCSVGSACRYWNYVSSSEFLWRGLCDSLEMKSDLVLNDRALGYSWKEVYQMNYGSRGTRRQWMRGSHSNFSSYQQLPKQIMCTMDTEGWGQIFQMELER